In one Methylobacterium sp. SyP6R genomic region, the following are encoded:
- a CDS encoding GumC family protein, with translation MSTADPAAATTRRTGGTLADLWGSARRRAVWIVASAGVMASLGGLYALRQVPTYRATVELLIDPQALQIVGRGLSRQDAPAPLDFANLESQGLILLSAKLLDPVIAKLGLAEDPVLMKGAPPGADPAVVALEALRKRIVVRRVENSFNFQLTVAYPDARRAAEIANTVAAQFFETGARDRVSAVRRANEALLTQAGDLRAQLNRADVAVERYRAEKGLIGSGDAGLLVSQQLKDLYTQITAAETNLSRLSARREVVRQLRVPDGQVQAVPEADTSAVMVSLRTQYAQTLQEIATQSRSLGPSHPQMIALAAQRAATARLIAAEADRIRRTIDEDQRRAEESLRQLRARAERLIQNQTSSNQEGIRLRQLESEAEAIRRTYNLVLDRTKDLEQQLSINPSNSQIVSRATPPLKPSDTPAPIVVVAAGLFGAVLGLILGFLYDVWRGNITTVAGFGAAAPVWARLQRPRRAGRGTSAEEALVTAARELRHRFAGRGQSVVVTVASDGLAPERLHAAEILTDLLIRLGEPALLVPEQAHARLGFGDGPRSDAPVRGQLAVRDPVRGPERMTRPEIIVAERDLSRGDGWLSIPETSDAILLVVAPGRMTRTRLERLLETLDGAGRFRAQGLFGLVTVEGRRVSRFRRPAPARPVAGQGAGQGAGQVRAA, from the coding sequence ATGTCGACGGCAGATCCCGCCGCGGCCACCACCCGCAGGACCGGCGGCACGCTGGCCGATCTGTGGGGATCGGCGCGCCGACGCGCGGTCTGGATCGTCGCCAGCGCCGGCGTGATGGCGTCCTTGGGCGGGCTCTACGCGCTGCGCCAGGTGCCGACCTACCGCGCCACGGTCGAGCTCCTGATCGATCCGCAGGCGCTGCAGATCGTCGGGCGCGGCCTGTCGCGCCAGGACGCGCCGGCCCCGCTCGATTTCGCCAACCTGGAGAGCCAGGGGCTGATCCTGCTCTCGGCCAAGCTCCTCGACCCGGTGATCGCGAAGCTCGGCCTCGCCGAGGACCCTGTGCTGATGAAGGGCGCGCCGCCCGGCGCCGATCCCGCGGTGGTGGCGCTCGAGGCCCTGCGCAAGCGCATCGTGGTGCGCCGGGTCGAGAACTCGTTCAACTTCCAGCTCACCGTCGCCTATCCGGATGCGCGGCGCGCGGCGGAGATCGCCAATACCGTCGCGGCGCAGTTCTTCGAGACCGGCGCCCGCGACCGGGTCTCGGCGGTGCGCCGGGCGAACGAAGCGCTCCTGACCCAGGCCGGAGACCTGCGCGCCCAGCTCAACCGGGCCGACGTGGCGGTGGAGCGCTACCGGGCCGAGAAGGGCCTGATCGGATCGGGCGATGCCGGGCTCCTGGTGTCGCAGCAGCTCAAGGACCTCTACACCCAGATCACCGCCGCCGAGACCAACCTGTCCCGGCTCTCGGCCCGGCGCGAGGTGGTGCGCCAGCTTCGCGTGCCGGACGGCCAGGTCCAGGCGGTGCCGGAGGCCGACACCTCCGCGGTGATGGTCTCGCTGCGCACCCAGTACGCCCAGACGCTCCAGGAGATCGCGACGCAGTCGCGCAGCCTCGGGCCGAGCCACCCGCAGATGATCGCGCTCGCCGCCCAGCGCGCCGCGACCGCCCGGCTGATCGCCGCGGAGGCCGACCGGATCCGCCGCACCATCGACGAGGACCAGCGCCGGGCCGAGGAATCCTTGCGCCAGCTGCGCGCCCGCGCCGAGCGGCTGATCCAGAACCAGACCAGCAGCAACCAGGAGGGCATCCGCCTGCGCCAGCTCGAGAGCGAGGCGGAGGCGATCCGGCGCACCTACAACCTCGTCCTCGACCGGACCAAGGACCTGGAGCAGCAGCTCTCGATCAACCCGAGCAACTCGCAGATCGTCTCGCGCGCCACCCCGCCGCTCAAGCCCTCGGACACCCCGGCGCCGATCGTGGTGGTGGCCGCCGGCCTGTTCGGCGCCGTGCTCGGGCTGATCCTCGGCTTCCTCTACGACGTCTGGCGCGGCAACATCACCACGGTGGCCGGCTTCGGCGCCGCCGCGCCGGTCTGGGCCCGCCTGCAGCGGCCGCGCCGGGCCGGGCGCGGCACCAGCGCCGAGGAGGCCCTGGTCACCGCGGCGCGCGAGTTGCGCCACCGCTTCGCCGGCCGCGGCCAGTCGGTGGTGGTCACCGTGGCGTCCGACGGACTCGCGCCCGAGCGCCTGCACGCGGCGGAAATCCTCACCGACCTGCTGATCCGCCTCGGCGAGCCGGCCCTGCTGGTGCCCGAGCAGGCCCATGCCCGCCTCGGCTTCGGCGACGGTCCGCGCAGCGACGCGCCGGTGCGCGGCCAGCTCGCGGTCCGCGATCCCGTCCGCGGGCCGGAGCGGATGACCCGGCCCGAGATCATCGTGGCGGAGCGGGATCTGTCCCGCGGCGACGGCTGGCTGTCGATCCCCGAGACCTCGGACGCGATCCTCCTCGTCGTCGCCCCCGGCCGGATGACCCGCACCCGCCTGGAGCGCCTGCTCGAGACCCTCGACGGCGCCGGCCGCTTCCGGGCGCAGGGGCTCTTCGGCCTCGTCACGGTCGAGGGGCGGCGGGTCTCGCGCTTCCGCCGGCCGGCACCGGCGCGGCCGGTGGCCGGCCAAGGGGCTGGCCAAGGGGCCGGCCAGGTGCGGGCGGCGTGA
- a CDS encoding acyltransferase family protein → MRGRVGSERFEALDAGRGVCALAVAFFHMPLAHPLQQQAWFPNLQFCVDVFFVLSGFVLLHAYGDRLASGRQVLRFVLMRFGRLWPLHALTLGLLVLIETVRFLYLSHHPDAPVATPPFGAAHRPVEIVTNLLFLQNFRTFGDYSWNFPSWSIAVEFWASIVLAATVLAAGPRARLAFVGLATASALALWWVSPRTLFVIQNWGIVRCLFDLFLGCLAYGLRDAVRLPRPAATRAEILAVLALPALVLMLPQGPLGYGASLVFAAAIALFSHQRGAVSGLARAQAPQCLGRWSFSIYLLHLPVIQVFTTAMHYVEQRTGLPHTVILGHDRYLDFGSGLANLAVAAALVAATVPLAALTYRFVERPSLAWFRRNDARLAAPAARAPACSAALVSR, encoded by the coding sequence ATGCGCGGACGGGTTGGGTCGGAACGGTTCGAGGCGCTTGATGCGGGCCGGGGCGTCTGCGCACTCGCCGTGGCGTTCTTCCACATGCCGCTCGCCCATCCGCTGCAGCAGCAGGCCTGGTTCCCGAACCTGCAATTCTGCGTCGACGTCTTCTTCGTGCTGTCGGGCTTCGTGCTGCTGCACGCCTATGGCGACCGGCTGGCGAGCGGCCGGCAGGTCCTGCGCTTCGTGCTGATGCGCTTCGGCCGGCTCTGGCCGCTCCACGCCCTCACCCTGGGGCTTCTGGTCCTGATCGAGACGGTGCGGTTCCTCTACCTCTCGCACCATCCCGACGCGCCGGTCGCGACGCCCCCCTTCGGCGCGGCGCACCGGCCGGTCGAGATCGTCACGAACCTGCTGTTCCTGCAGAACTTCCGCACCTTCGGCGATTACAGCTGGAACTTCCCGTCCTGGAGCATCGCGGTCGAGTTCTGGGCCTCGATCGTGCTGGCCGCGACCGTGTTGGCCGCAGGGCCACGGGCCCGCCTCGCCTTCGTCGGGCTCGCAACGGCGAGTGCGCTGGCCCTGTGGTGGGTGAGCCCACGCACGCTGTTCGTGATCCAGAACTGGGGCATCGTGCGCTGCCTGTTCGACCTGTTCCTCGGCTGCCTCGCCTACGGCCTGCGCGATGCGGTCCGCCTGCCCCGCCCCGCCGCGACCCGGGCCGAGATCCTGGCGGTCCTGGCGCTGCCGGCCCTGGTGCTGATGCTGCCCCAGGGGCCGCTGGGCTACGGCGCGAGCCTGGTCTTCGCCGCCGCGATCGCGCTGTTCTCGCACCAGCGCGGCGCCGTGTCGGGGCTCGCCCGGGCTCAGGCGCCCCAGTGCCTCGGCCGGTGGTCGTTCTCGATCTATCTCCTGCACCTGCCGGTGATCCAGGTCTTCACGACCGCGATGCACTACGTCGAGCAGCGCACCGGGCTGCCGCACACGGTGATCCTCGGGCACGACCGCTACCTCGATTTCGGATCCGGCCTCGCCAACCTCGCGGTCGCCGCCGCCCTGGTGGCGGCCACGGTGCCGCTCGCCGCCCTCACCTACCGCTTCGTCGAGCGCCCGTCCCTCGCCTGGTTCCGGCGCAACGACGCCCGCCTCGCCGCGCCCGCCGCACGGGCCCCAGCATGCTCTGCTGCGCTCGTCTCCCGCTAG
- a CDS encoding acyl carrier protein produces the protein MASNQEIRTILARHGNLARTLDRLSDDDCLFDNGLDSFGAVQVMMDLEEHFGLEFPEHLLSREIFSTVGNIRSFVSGQVLRKAA, from the coding sequence ATGGCGTCCAACCAGGAAATCCGTACGATTCTGGCACGCCACGGCAACCTCGCCCGCACCCTCGACCGTCTCTCGGACGACGATTGCCTGTTCGACAACGGACTCGACTCGTTCGGCGCGGTCCAGGTGATGATGGACCTGGAAGAGCATTTCGGACTCGAGTTTCCGGAACACCTGCTCAGCCGCGAGATCTTCTCGACCGTCGGCAATATTCGGAGCTTCGTCTCGGGACAGGTGCTGCGCAAGGCGGCGTGA
- a CDS encoding efflux RND transporter permease subunit encodes MFSFLVTQSLRNRLLVLALALVLVLYGAFSLTRLPVDVFPDLNRPTVTIMTEAEGYAPPEVEQMVTYPIETRLNGLPGVTRLRSVSGVGLSVVYVEFAWGTDIYRNRQQVAERLSLVQDQLPRGVTPQMGPVSSIMGQVLLIAVTGESVSPMELRETADFVLRPRLLTVPGVAQVIPIGGEVRQFRVAPNPAAMRALGVTNAQLDAALQQFGTNAGGGFTDQYSREYLIRNIGRTMSLEDLRDLVVGASGNAPVRLRQVAEVSFAAKAKRGEGGYQGKPAVIVSVEKQPDVDTVALTRNIEAALKDLAPSLPAGISADKILFRQADFIETSIGNVERVLVEAIAVVALVLFLFLLNVRTTLISLTAIPVSILTTALVFHLLGLSINTMTLGGLAIAIGELVDDAVVDVENIFRRLRENRAAGNPRSVFEVVVAASNEVRSGIVYATAIIVLVFVPLFALSGIEGRLFAPLGQAYIVSILASLVVSITLTPVLASWLLPGLKSLEEHESRFIRGLKHLNAAALAVVFRHQRLLVGTVVTLVAGAGIAASQLPRAFLPPFNEGSFTVTMAFTPGISLTESSRVGAIAERLLMEIPEVAAVGRRTGRAELDEHAEGVHSSDLEVALKGGGRPKAELVAEIRRRLAVLPVSVNVGQPISHRLDHMLSGVRAEIALKIFGEDLDALRRVAASLQERMRVIPGLADLQIEKQTRIPQLEIRVDYGRAALYGVQPAMVVEQISRLSNGRLVSTVVDGYRRFDVVLRLPETQRTTATLSDLLIETPSGWVPARQVADIRETDGPNQILRENGRRRLVVMANTTAGSDMAEIIAAIRKTVAAETLPPGTFASLEGTFQAQEEASRTIGALSLVSLGLIFALLTSRYRSAALALIILGSVPLALVGSVAALWLAGQPLSVASMIGFITLTGIAARNGILKVSHTLNLALHEGVPFGPDLVVRASLERLTPVLMTALSAGIALVPLLHDAASPGKEILHPVAVTIFGGLVSATLLDALLTPVLILRCGRRPLERLMAARAAVPAHTPAGAAPADLY; translated from the coding sequence ATGTTCTCCTTCCTGGTCACGCAGTCGCTGCGCAACCGCCTGCTCGTCCTGGCCCTGGCCCTGGTGCTGGTGCTCTACGGCGCGTTCAGCCTCACCCGGCTCCCGGTCGACGTCTTTCCCGACCTCAACCGCCCGACCGTCACCATCATGACCGAGGCCGAGGGCTACGCGCCTCCGGAGGTCGAGCAGATGGTGACCTATCCGATCGAGACCCGCCTCAACGGCCTGCCCGGGGTGACCCGGCTGCGCTCGGTCTCCGGCGTCGGCCTGTCGGTGGTCTATGTCGAGTTCGCCTGGGGCACCGACATCTACCGCAACCGCCAGCAGGTCGCCGAGCGCCTGAGCCTGGTCCAGGACCAATTGCCCCGCGGGGTCACGCCCCAGATGGGCCCGGTCTCCTCGATCATGGGCCAGGTGCTGCTGATCGCCGTCACCGGCGAGTCCGTCAGCCCGATGGAGCTGCGCGAGACCGCCGACTTCGTGCTCCGGCCGCGGCTTCTCACGGTGCCGGGGGTGGCGCAGGTGATCCCGATCGGCGGCGAGGTGCGCCAGTTCCGGGTCGCCCCGAACCCGGCGGCGATGCGCGCACTCGGCGTCACCAACGCCCAGCTCGACGCCGCCTTGCAGCAATTCGGCACCAATGCCGGCGGCGGCTTCACCGACCAGTATTCGCGCGAATACCTGATCCGGAACATCGGCCGCACGATGAGCCTGGAGGATCTGCGCGACCTCGTGGTCGGCGCCAGCGGCAACGCCCCGGTGCGGCTGCGGCAGGTCGCCGAGGTCTCCTTCGCGGCGAAAGCCAAGCGCGGCGAGGGCGGCTACCAGGGCAAGCCCGCGGTGATCGTCTCGGTCGAGAAGCAGCCCGACGTCGATACCGTGGCGCTGACCCGCAACATCGAGGCTGCGCTCAAGGATCTCGCGCCCTCGCTGCCGGCCGGCATCTCCGCCGACAAGATCCTGTTCCGGCAGGCCGACTTCATCGAGACCTCGATCGGCAATGTCGAGCGGGTGCTGGTCGAGGCGATCGCCGTGGTCGCGCTCGTGCTGTTCCTGTTCCTGCTGAACGTCCGCACCACCCTGATCTCGCTGACCGCGATTCCGGTCTCGATCCTGACGACGGCCTTGGTGTTCCACCTCCTCGGGCTGTCGATCAACACCATGACGCTCGGGGGCCTCGCCATTGCGATCGGCGAACTCGTCGACGACGCGGTGGTCGACGTCGAGAACATCTTTCGGAGACTGCGCGAGAACCGCGCCGCCGGCAATCCGCGCTCGGTCTTCGAGGTGGTGGTGGCGGCCTCGAACGAGGTGCGCTCGGGCATTGTCTATGCCACGGCGATCATCGTCCTGGTCTTCGTGCCGCTCTTCGCCCTGTCGGGCATCGAGGGGCGGCTCTTCGCGCCGCTCGGCCAGGCCTATATCGTGTCGATCCTGGCGAGCCTCGTCGTCTCGATCACGCTCACGCCGGTCCTCGCCTCCTGGCTGCTGCCGGGCCTCAAGAGCCTGGAGGAGCACGAGAGCCGGTTCATCCGCGGGCTCAAGCACCTCAACGCCGCCGCCTTGGCGGTGGTGTTCCGCCACCAGCGCCTTCTCGTCGGCACCGTCGTCACCCTGGTGGCCGGCGCCGGAATCGCCGCGTCGCAACTGCCGCGGGCCTTCCTGCCGCCGTTCAACGAGGGCTCGTTCACCGTCACCATGGCCTTCACCCCGGGCATCTCGCTCACCGAGAGCAGCCGGGTGGGCGCCATCGCCGAGCGGCTGCTGATGGAGATCCCGGAAGTGGCCGCGGTCGGTCGGCGCACCGGCCGGGCCGAGCTCGACGAGCATGCCGAGGGCGTCCATTCCTCCGACCTCGAAGTGGCGCTCAAAGGCGGCGGGCGGCCGAAGGCGGAGCTGGTGGCGGAGATCCGTCGGCGCCTCGCGGTCCTGCCGGTCTCGGTCAATGTCGGCCAGCCGATCTCGCACCGGCTCGACCACATGCTGTCCGGCGTCCGGGCCGAGATCGCCCTGAAGATCTTCGGCGAGGATCTGGATGCGTTGCGCCGGGTGGCGGCCTCGCTGCAGGAGCGGATGCGGGTCATTCCCGGCCTCGCCGACCTCCAGATCGAGAAGCAGACCCGGATCCCGCAGCTCGAGATCCGGGTCGATTACGGCCGGGCGGCGCTCTACGGGGTGCAGCCGGCGATGGTGGTCGAGCAGATCAGCCGGCTCTCCAACGGGCGCCTGGTCTCGACGGTGGTCGACGGCTACCGCCGCTTCGACGTGGTCCTGCGGCTCCCCGAGACGCAACGCACCACCGCGACCTTGAGCGACCTCCTGATCGAGACGCCGTCGGGCTGGGTGCCGGCGCGCCAGGTCGCCGACATCCGCGAGACCGACGGGCCGAACCAGATCCTGCGCGAGAACGGGAGACGCCGCCTCGTCGTGATGGCGAACACCACCGCCGGATCCGACATGGCGGAGATCATCGCGGCGATCCGCAAGACGGTCGCCGCCGAGACCCTGCCGCCGGGCACCTTCGCCAGCCTCGAAGGCACCTTTCAGGCGCAGGAGGAGGCGAGCCGCACCATCGGGGCCCTGTCGCTGGTCTCGCTGGGGCTGATCTTCGCGCTGCTCACCAGCCGCTACCGGTCGGCCGCGCTGGCGCTGATCATCCTCGGCAGCGTGCCGCTGGCGCTGGTCGGCTCGGTGGCGGCCCTGTGGCTCGCCGGCCAGCCGCTCTCGGTCGCCTCGATGATCGGGTTCATCACGCTCACCGGCATCGCGGCCCGCAACGGCATCCTCAAGGTCAGCCACACCCTGAACCTCGCCCTGCACGAGGGCGTGCCGTTCGGGCCGGACCTCGTGGTGCGCGCGAGCCTGGAGCGGCTGACCCCGGTGCTGATGACCGCGCTCTCGGCCGGAATCGCCCTGGTGCCGCTGCTCCACGACGCCGCGAGCCCCGGCAAGGAGATCCTGCACCCGGTGGCGGTGACGATCTTCGGCGGGCTCGTCAGCGCCACCCTCCTCGACGCGCTGCTGACGCCGGTGCTGATCCTGCGCTGCGGCCGCCGCCCCCTGGAGCGCCTGATGGCGGCGCGGGCGGCCGTGCCGGCGCATACACCGGCGGGCGCCGCGCCGGCCGACCTCTACTGA
- a CDS encoding efflux RND transporter periplasmic adaptor subunit gives MFPFRSTAAPRALAVALALLALPFLSAHAHEGHDHGAPQPPVSKTIAPRGEASSAAFELVAIPRGDALVLFLDRFATAEPITDATLEVETPTGPATAEPAPDGSYRLPAPWLATRDPKADHLDLVVTVTAGADVDVLPLSVAMPKPAEPAPTGHEAAHDAGHEGEGWLHRLTEGLTDRIAARDPGAGLAAAGGFALGLAAMGLMRAGRRAPVLAVLVLAATLVLGATAFAHEGDHPETGAAFVPSPTDLAQRLGDGAVFVPKPAQRLLSLRTQVAAEGAFRRTVSLPGRIIPDPNASGVVQSSVGGRLAPPPSGTFPRLGTKVRAGEALALVTPPVQRVDLSDMRQRQGELDQQIAIVQRRVDRYLKLSPSGAVSQVQLDEAQDELKGLKDRRTALDRIRQEPEVLTAPVGGVIAEAAAVAGQMAAPGQMVFQIVDPAKLWVEALSFDALTPASDATARLADGRTLALAYQGAGLADRNQAIPVQFAIQGGSEGLRVGQFVTVLAATDAEQHGLALPRASVVRTANGQDVVYAHTSAERYEARPVRVAPLDGTRVLVEAGVTPGIRVVVQGAELLDQVR, from the coding sequence ATGTTCCCGTTCCGGTCGACGGCAGCGCCGCGTGCGCTGGCCGTGGCGCTTGCTCTTCTGGCGCTGCCGTTTCTCTCCGCCCATGCCCATGAGGGCCACGACCACGGTGCCCCGCAACCGCCGGTCTCGAAGACCATTGCGCCGCGAGGCGAGGCGTCCTCCGCCGCGTTCGAGCTGGTGGCGATCCCCCGGGGCGATGCCCTGGTGCTCTTTCTCGACCGATTCGCGACGGCTGAACCGATCACCGATGCCACCCTGGAGGTCGAGACGCCGACAGGTCCCGCCACCGCCGAACCCGCCCCGGACGGCAGCTACCGCCTCCCCGCGCCCTGGCTCGCGACCCGCGATCCCAAGGCCGATCACCTCGACCTCGTCGTCACGGTGACCGCCGGCGCCGACGTGGACGTGCTGCCGCTGAGCGTCGCGATGCCGAAACCCGCCGAGCCTGCTCCTACCGGGCACGAAGCCGCGCATGATGCCGGGCATGAGGGCGAGGGCTGGCTGCACCGGCTCACCGAGGGCCTGACCGACCGGATCGCCGCCCGCGATCCAGGCGCCGGCCTCGCCGCCGCCGGGGGCTTCGCCCTGGGGCTCGCCGCCATGGGGCTGATGCGGGCTGGACGCCGGGCGCCCGTCCTCGCCGTTCTGGTGCTGGCCGCGACCCTGGTGCTCGGTGCCACCGCCTTCGCGCATGAGGGAGACCACCCGGAGACCGGCGCGGCCTTCGTGCCCTCGCCCACCGACCTCGCCCAACGCCTCGGCGACGGGGCGGTGTTCGTGCCCAAACCCGCCCAGCGCCTGCTCTCCCTGCGCACGCAGGTCGCGGCCGAGGGCGCCTTCCGCCGTACCGTGTCCCTGCCCGGCCGCATCATCCCGGACCCGAATGCCAGCGGCGTGGTGCAATCCTCGGTCGGCGGGCGCCTGGCGCCGCCGCCCTCCGGCACCTTCCCGCGGCTCGGCACCAAGGTTCGCGCCGGGGAGGCGCTGGCCCTGGTCACCCCGCCGGTGCAGCGGGTCGATCTCTCCGACATGCGCCAGCGCCAGGGCGAGCTCGATCAGCAGATCGCCATCGTGCAGCGCCGGGTCGACCGCTACCTCAAGCTCAGCCCGAGCGGCGCCGTCTCGCAGGTCCAGCTCGACGAGGCGCAGGACGAATTGAAGGGCCTCAAGGACCGCCGCACCGCCCTCGACCGCATCCGCCAGGAGCCGGAGGTGCTGACCGCCCCGGTCGGCGGCGTGATCGCGGAAGCCGCGGCGGTCGCCGGACAGATGGCCGCTCCCGGCCAGATGGTGTTCCAGATCGTCGATCCGGCCAAACTCTGGGTCGAGGCCCTGAGCTTCGATGCTTTGACGCCCGCATCCGACGCCACCGCGCGGCTCGCCGACGGCCGGACCCTGGCGCTCGCCTACCAGGGCGCGGGGCTGGCCGACCGCAACCAGGCGATTCCCGTGCAGTTCGCGATCCAAGGGGGCTCGGAGGGCCTGCGGGTCGGCCAGTTCGTCACCGTGCTCGCCGCCACCGATGCCGAGCAGCACGGCCTCGCCCTGCCGCGGGCGAGCGTGGTCCGCACCGCCAACGGCCAGGATGTGGTCTATGCCCACACGAGCGCCGAGCGCTACGAGGCCAGACCCGTGCGGGTCGCGCCCCTCGACGGCACGCGGGTGCTGGTCGAGGCCGGGGTGACGCCGGGCATCCGCGTGGTGGTCCAGGGCGCCGAGCTCCTGGACCAGGTCCGGTAG
- the nth gene encoding endonuclease III, with product MTRRKQAAPDKITAPAKAGLVKPLTARATTPEPVDAATLREIFARLSAANPEPRSDLEYVNPYTLLVAVVLSAQATDKSVNIATAPLFARADNPAAMLELGEEVVRHHIRTIGLFNTKAKNVIALSRILVEEHGGAVPREREHLEVLPGVGKKTASVVLNVAFGEPTIAVDTHIFRVSNRIPLAPGSTTDKVQAGLEAIVPEPYRLDAHHWLILHGRYTCKARKPECWRCAIADLCRYPDKTSGPG from the coding sequence ATGACTCGCCGGAAGCAGGCCGCCCCCGACAAAATCACCGCACCTGCCAAGGCAGGGCTGGTGAAGCCCCTCACCGCCCGGGCTACGACCCCGGAGCCGGTCGATGCCGCGACGCTGCGGGAGATCTTCGCCCGGCTCAGCGCCGCCAATCCGGAGCCGCGCTCCGATCTCGAATACGTGAACCCCTATACGCTCCTCGTCGCGGTGGTGCTCTCGGCGCAAGCCACCGACAAGAGCGTGAACATCGCTACCGCGCCGCTGTTTGCCCGCGCCGACAACCCGGCGGCGATGCTGGAACTCGGCGAGGAGGTGGTGCGCCACCACATCCGCACGATCGGGCTGTTCAACACCAAGGCCAAGAACGTCATCGCGCTCTCGCGCATCCTGGTCGAGGAGCATGGCGGCGCGGTGCCGCGGGAGCGCGAGCACCTGGAGGTGCTGCCCGGCGTCGGCAAGAAGACCGCGAGCGTCGTGCTCAACGTCGCCTTCGGCGAGCCGACCATCGCGGTCGACACCCACATCTTCCGGGTCTCGAACCGCATCCCGCTCGCGCCGGGCTCGACCACCGACAAGGTCCAGGCGGGGCTGGAGGCGATCGTGCCCGAGCCCTACCGCCTCGACGCCCATCACTGGCTGATCCTGCACGGGCGCTACACCTGCAAGGCGAGGAAGCCCGAATGCTGGCGCTGCGCCATCGCCGACCTGTGCCGCTATCCGGACAAGACGTCGGGGCCGGGCTGA
- a CDS encoding DUF2244 domain-containing protein, with product MASGKASDDASTRHPYGRDPDAIERPVFSATIRPHCSLSRLGFRVVMVACGGVALVTGIAFLQMGMWPVTGFFGLDIAALWLALTLNARRGRSFEQVVISQIEVLVARVSHRGERAEWRFNPLWTRLHKVEDEEFGLLSLSFVSRGQRVLVARDASPTERQAVADGLTRALAEVKKGY from the coding sequence ATGGCGAGCGGCAAGGCATCCGACGACGCAAGCACGCGGCACCCCTACGGGCGCGACCCGGACGCGATCGAGCGCCCGGTCTTCTCGGCGACCATCCGGCCGCATTGCTCGCTGTCGCGCCTCGGCTTCCGGGTCGTGATGGTGGCCTGCGGCGGCGTCGCCCTGGTGACGGGGATCGCCTTCCTGCAGATGGGGATGTGGCCGGTCACCGGCTTCTTCGGCCTCGACATCGCGGCGCTCTGGCTGGCGCTCACCCTCAATGCCCGCCGCGGCCGCTCCTTCGAGCAGGTGGTGATCAGCCAGATCGAGGTGCTGGTCGCCCGCGTCAGCCATCGCGGCGAGCGGGCCGAGTGGCGCTTCAACCCGCTCTGGACCCGGCTGCACAAGGTCGAGGACGAGGAATTCGGGCTCCTGTCGCTGTCCTTCGTGTCGCGCGGGCAACGGGTGCTGGTCGCGCGGGATGCCTCGCCGACGGAACGGCAGGCGGTGGCCGACGGGCTGACGCGGGCCTTGGCGGAGGTGAAGAAGGGGTATTGA